The uncultured Cohaesibacter sp. region ATGGTGCCATGTAAGGCATAGAAAGAATACAAGCACGATCTTGCATTCAGCAAAGCATTCTGATGACCACGGGCGTGGTCATCAGTCTCTTGATCAGGCCTTAGGCCGCCCAACGGGCTACCCTGATCATGAAACGCCAATGGGGCAGGCTCACTCTTCCCTTTTCATGACCAGTCCCAAAGGCGCTGCCGTCCTCAACGTCCAGATCGTTGATGGATGACACATCACCCAATTCATGGTGATCACCTTTTCGGTCCAATACAGTAAACGACTTTCATGCAGCAATTCGCCTCCCTGCGATTGCTGCATTTCTTTTTAATGCCCCCCCAATCAATCAAGATCGGAGACGCCTTTTGGGGCATATGGTCAACTATTCTGGGGCATTTGAAGACCGAGCGTCTCGGCCCATTCGGCGAGTCCGGCAAGAATGCCTTCCGAGAGCGGAATCCCCTGTAAGAGGCGATCAGCCCTTAAGGCCAGAGCACGCTCGCCGGCAACTCTGGGTGCTGGGCCGTTGGCCGTTGCGGCCTTGCTGTGCCGAATAGCATCTCCCAGAAACCCGGCTTCCATGGCAAAGCTGTCGCCCCCGCCAAAGGCAGCCGGATCGATCACTTGGATGAAGACATTATTTTGCCAGCCTTGCGGATTGCGGTGGCGCCCGTTGCCAGTAAGGCCGTGCGTTAGCGCTTCCACTGCCATACCAAGCCCCGTACCCTTGTGCCCAGCATCAAAGCCGCCAAGCGGCATGATGGCACCAGGTGTTCTAGCGTAGCGAATGGCCGGGTCGCGGCTCGGATTTCCCTCCGCATCAATCAGCCAGTCATGTGCAAACTGGGCTTTCTCATTGTAAAGACGTTTGACCATGCCATTGGTTGTCACCGAAGTGCTCATATCAAGCATCACCGCGCCCCCGCGGGCCGGATAGCCAATGGCGAAAGGATTGGTGGAGAGCACTGGTTGGCAAGATCCAAACGGCGCAACACATTGCTCGGTAGGGTCAGATGCCATGACAAGCCCAATCAGACCGCGATCAGTGACTGGCTTGAGGTAGGAGACCAGACCTGCGGTGTGATGGCTATTCCTGATAGACAAGGTGAAGGTGCCGTAATATTCGGCTTTCTCCATGGCAACTCGCAGACCCTCGGTGATCAACCAAGGTCCAGGCAGCTTGCGTCCATCCCAGAGCGCTGCGACTGGCCGTTCATTCAGAATGTCCGGTGCTCCTTCAAGCGCCATCCCGCCTTCACGCGCCGATGCCAGATAGCCGGGCAAGAGAGCCAGACCGTGCGTATCATGCCCCAGCAAATCACCCTCGACCAGAACTGACGCCACGGTCTTGCTCATCGTTTCGCAAAGCCCCACGGCCTCCAGCGCTTCCCTGGCAAATGTGATAAGGGATTCAACCTCATACACACGTGTTATATCGAACATGTTTCTCCTCCCATCCCCAGTCCTCTTTCATGGCACCAGCCCCATTCCCCCCAATGGCCTAACCT contains the following coding sequences:
- a CDS encoding Ldh family oxidoreductase, encoding MFDITRVYEVESLITFAREALEAVGLCETMSKTVASVLVEGDLLGHDTHGLALLPGYLASAREGGMALEGAPDILNERPVAALWDGRKLPGPWLITEGLRVAMEKAEYYGTFTLSIRNSHHTAGLVSYLKPVTDRGLIGLVMASDPTEQCVAPFGSCQPVLSTNPFAIGYPARGGAVMLDMSTSVTTNGMVKRLYNEKAQFAHDWLIDAEGNPSRDPAIRYARTPGAIMPLGGFDAGHKGTGLGMAVEALTHGLTGNGRHRNPQGWQNNVFIQVIDPAAFGGGDSFAMEAGFLGDAIRHSKAATANGPAPRVAGERALALRADRLLQGIPLSEGILAGLAEWAETLGLQMPQNS